Proteins co-encoded in one Lysobacter solisilvae genomic window:
- the rph gene encoding ribonuclease PH, giving the protein MNEIARPSGRAADHLRPVRIERGYTRHAEGSVLVSFGETRVLCTASVDERVPNFLRGKGEGWVTAEYGMLPRSTNTRNDREAARGKQGGRTLEIQRLIGRALRACVDRRALGERTVTLDCDVLQADGGTRTAAITGAYVALVDAMRWLRTRRLIANDPIVGAVAAVSVGVYRGVPVLDLDYAEDSDCDTDMNVVMNDGGGFIEVQGTAEGHAFRREELDALLGLAESGIAQLIRMQREALAG; this is encoded by the coding sequence ATGAACGAAATCGCCAGACCCAGCGGCCGGGCCGCCGACCACCTGCGGCCGGTGCGCATCGAACGCGGCTACACACGCCATGCCGAAGGTTCGGTCCTGGTCAGCTTCGGCGAGACACGCGTGCTGTGCACGGCCAGCGTCGACGAACGGGTCCCGAACTTCCTCCGCGGCAAGGGCGAGGGTTGGGTCACCGCCGAGTACGGGATGCTGCCGCGCTCCACCAACACCCGCAACGATCGCGAGGCCGCACGCGGCAAACAGGGCGGACGGACGCTGGAGATCCAGCGCCTGATCGGCCGCGCGCTGCGCGCCTGCGTCGACCGGCGCGCGCTGGGCGAACGCACCGTCACCCTGGATTGCGACGTCCTGCAGGCCGACGGCGGCACCCGCACCGCCGCCATCACCGGCGCCTATGTCGCGCTGGTGGATGCGATGCGCTGGCTGCGCACGCGCCGCCTCATCGCGAACGACCCGATCGTCGGCGCGGTCGCCGCGGTGTCGGTCGGCGTCTATCGCGGCGTGCCCGTGCTGGACCTGGACTACGCCGAGGACAGCGATTGCGACACCGACATGAACGTGGTCATGAATGATGGCGGCGGATTCATCGAGGTGCAGGGCACGGCCGAAGGCCACGCGTTCCGGCGCGAGGAACTCGACGCCCTGCTCGGCCTGGCCGAGTCCGGCATCGCCCAGCTGATCCGGATGCAGCGCGAGGCGCTGGCCGGTTGA
- a CDS encoding VOC family protein produces MTQNLANIALVVGDYDEAIAWYTQVLGFTLLQDTDLGDGKRWVRVAPPGASGTALLLAQAVTEAQRTRIGDQVGGRVGFFLHTDDFATDHAAMSARGVRFAEDPREESYGTVAVFVDLYGNRWDLVQLKG; encoded by the coding sequence ATGACGCAAAACCTGGCCAACATCGCCCTGGTCGTGGGCGATTACGACGAAGCCATCGCCTGGTACACCCAGGTGCTGGGCTTCACCCTGCTGCAGGACACCGACCTGGGCGACGGCAAGCGCTGGGTACGCGTGGCGCCGCCGGGCGCCTCGGGTACGGCGCTGCTGCTCGCGCAGGCCGTCACCGAGGCCCAGCGCACGCGGATCGGCGACCAGGTCGGCGGCCGCGTCGGCTTCTTCCTGCACACCGATGACTTTGCCACCGACCACGCGGCGATGAGCGCGCGCGGCGTGCGCTTCGCCGAGGATCCGCGCGAGGAGAGCTACGGCACCGTCGCGGTGTTCGTGGACCTGTACGGCAACCGTTGGGACCTGGTCCAACTCAAGGGCTGA
- the rdgB gene encoding RdgB/HAM1 family non-canonical purine NTP pyrophosphatase produces the protein MKLVVASSNPGKLAEFRELLAQAGIGLVTQGELGVPDAEETGLTFVENALLKARNAARLTGLPALGDDSGLCVDALGGAPGLYSARYAGAHGDAQANIAKLLEAMKDVPMERRGAHFYAVIVLLRHADDPQPVIAEGRWSGQILHAPQGDGGFGYDPVFLDPDNRISAAQFDPVIKNRLSHRGRALASLRQKLDGLEW, from the coding sequence ATGAAACTGGTCGTGGCCAGCTCCAACCCCGGCAAGCTCGCCGAGTTCCGCGAGCTGCTGGCACAGGCCGGCATCGGCCTGGTGACGCAGGGCGAGCTGGGCGTTCCCGACGCGGAGGAAACGGGGCTTACCTTTGTCGAGAACGCGCTGCTCAAGGCACGCAACGCCGCGCGACTGACCGGCCTGCCCGCGCTGGGCGACGATTCGGGGCTGTGCGTGGACGCGCTGGGCGGCGCCCCGGGCCTGTATTCGGCCCGTTACGCCGGCGCGCATGGCGACGCGCAGGCCAACATCGCCAAGCTGCTGGAAGCGATGAAGGACGTTCCCATGGAACGCCGCGGCGCGCACTTCTACGCGGTGATCGTGCTGCTGCGCCATGCCGACGATCCGCAACCGGTGATCGCCGAAGGCCGGTGGTCCGGACAGATCCTGCATGCGCCGCAGGGCGACGGCGGATTCGGCTACGACCCGGTGTTCCTGGATCCGGACAACCGGATCTCGGCCGCGCAGTTCGATCCGGTGATCAAGAACCGGCTCAGCCACCGCGGCCGCGCGCTGGCGAGCCTTCGACAGAAGCTCGACGGCCTGGAGTGGTGA
- a CDS encoding antibiotic biosynthesis monooxygenase family protein: MYVVIWEYEVRPDASMRFEAMYGPQGEWVALFRRYPGFIATELLRGDGDRYLSIDRWESGQAYERFQRQAQEDYARLDAAGDALTLAERRIGAYTGAGDRP; this comes from the coding sequence GTGTACGTGGTGATCTGGGAGTACGAAGTCCGTCCCGACGCGTCGATGCGCTTCGAGGCGATGTACGGCCCGCAGGGCGAGTGGGTCGCGCTGTTCCGCCGGTACCCGGGTTTCATCGCCACCGAACTGTTGCGCGGCGACGGCGATCGTTACCTCAGCATCGACCGCTGGGAGAGCGGGCAGGCATACGAGCGGTTCCAGCGCCAGGCGCAGGAAGACTACGCCCGCCTCGACGCGGCGGGCGACGCGCTGACGCTGGCCGAACGGCGCATCGGCGCCTACACGGGCGCGGGCGACCGCCCATGA
- the hemW gene encoding radical SAM family heme chaperone HemW: MPWCVRKCPYCDFNSHEGKGALPFDAYVDALLADLDHDLPLASGRTVHSVFFGGGTPSLFRPEHVDRFLQGASARLRFAPGCEITLETNPGTAEHGRFEGYRDAGVNRLSFGIQSFDDGCLQRLGRIHDSGEARAAVRMAQDAGLSNLNLDLMYALPGQSLAMALDDLEQAFALEPAHISHYQLTLEPNTVFAARPPAGIPDDDDSWDMQEHCQQRLAARGYAQYEVSAYARPGRQCAHNLNYWRYGDYLGIGAGAHGKLTLGFDQAILRRWKLKHPTAWMAAAGSAQAIGGDDRIDADRRPFEFMLNALRLAEGFDLALFEARTGLPRDAIAAALARAQALGWLAVDGDHVQPTELGRRFNNDVVSLFL; this comes from the coding sequence ATGCCCTGGTGCGTGCGCAAATGTCCGTACTGCGATTTCAACTCGCATGAAGGCAAGGGTGCGCTGCCATTTGACGCCTATGTCGACGCGCTGCTGGCCGACCTGGACCACGACCTGCCGCTGGCCTCGGGACGCACGGTGCACAGCGTGTTCTTCGGCGGCGGGACCCCGAGCCTGTTCCGGCCCGAGCACGTCGACCGCTTCCTGCAGGGCGCCAGTGCGCGCCTGCGCTTCGCGCCGGGCTGCGAGATCACGCTGGAGACCAATCCCGGCACCGCCGAGCATGGCCGCTTCGAAGGCTATCGCGACGCGGGCGTGAACCGCCTGAGTTTCGGCATCCAGAGTTTCGACGACGGCTGCCTGCAGCGGCTGGGCCGCATCCACGACAGCGGCGAGGCCCGCGCGGCGGTCCGCATGGCGCAGGATGCCGGCCTGTCGAACCTCAACCTGGACCTGATGTACGCCCTGCCGGGCCAGTCGCTGGCGATGGCGCTGGACGACCTGGAGCAGGCCTTCGCACTGGAACCGGCGCACATCAGCCATTACCAGCTCACGCTGGAACCCAACACGGTGTTCGCCGCGCGACCGCCGGCGGGCATTCCCGACGACGACGACAGCTGGGACATGCAGGAGCATTGCCAGCAGCGGCTGGCCGCGCGCGGCTACGCTCAGTACGAGGTCAGTGCCTATGCACGGCCGGGCCGGCAGTGCGCGCACAACCTGAATTACTGGCGCTACGGCGACTACCTGGGCATCGGCGCCGGCGCGCACGGCAAGCTGACGCTGGGGTTCGACCAGGCCATCCTGCGGCGCTGGAAGCTCAAGCACCCCACCGCCTGGATGGCGGCGGCGGGCAGCGCGCAGGCCATTGGTGGCGACGACCGCATCGATGCGGACCGGCGTCCGTTCGAATTCATGCTCAACGCGCTGCGGCTGGCCGAAGGCTTCGACCTGGCGCTGTTCGAGGCCCGCACCGGCCTGCCGCGCGACGCGATCGCAGCCGCGCTGGCCCGGGCGCAGGCCCTGGGCTGGCTGGCCGTGGACGGCGATCACGTACAGCCCACCGAACTGGGGCGACGGTTCAACAACGACGTGGTATCGCTGTTCCTGTAG
- a CDS encoding DUF1631 family protein, which yields MTFGSHVSSPRQTLASAALPRRVRRSLEQLYALVSDEMARALERMLAEFEQQLFRLADQAANPGLQQAHFETLRLVRQNRADLIPQFLSALETSLATIRTPVSAEPADKGHLHFGELRLVEEHELDEGSVLRAVAARHEARSSLALHLLGQRFGVLAGAPAYDSERLPVGPQQLGRILGQASHVLQLDLQPRLELFRCFDNYALNGYTQLVEAMNGTLARENVLPNLAYVPIRIRPTLQSELTGDAGRERREKAYGPPEPPLSGSRPHTGWFGGSEPDDMPGDGEFEGGVGTGRGRGGNGGPGGGGGGPGGGGGGGGGGGGGGTGAGVGASGYAGPTAQDSQAFALLQEMLASRRDLLGKLGPGRKRKPSPIERAQLSTDDVEQALSRLQSMGRDSGGASGLARKPRTVHDVRQALLAQTRQLRGEAAALSNDDNDAFELLSILLAEIGRELRQDAPSNRLLHDLVVPLLRLVLKDRGFFVQHQHPARQLLNAVAESGASWMSDEELDPQLTDHLKHAVDDVVAHFEGDTNVFEAANSRIQQHLQTMARRAEVSERRHVDAARGKEKLELAKRRATEAIDEAGRDQNLPRFVRTLLASSWTDVLTLTLLRSGEDSEDWKELEAATRAIVMATSLDAAVPPPPALAGQIERALAFVGYHDEEAADIARRLTARVDEESNDPASRTELAMKLKSRGRLGQESGPEKSDLPPRSGPEQAAYEYLRTLPFGTWFEFVTNQQGDVVRRRLSWYSPMTDHALFVNQRGQRVGEQSLDSLARMLAQQQAHVVTADDSSLVDRAWHTALGALRNFARTEPNGDADA from the coding sequence GTGACCTTTGGTTCCCATGTCTCGTCCCCGCGCCAGACGCTGGCTTCGGCGGCACTGCCGCGCCGCGTCCGGCGATCGCTGGAACAGTTGTACGCGCTGGTGTCGGACGAGATGGCCCGCGCCCTGGAGCGCATGCTGGCCGAGTTCGAGCAGCAGTTGTTCCGGCTGGCCGACCAGGCCGCCAACCCCGGCCTCCAGCAGGCCCACTTCGAAACCCTCCGGCTGGTGCGACAGAACCGCGCGGACCTGATCCCGCAGTTCCTCAGCGCGCTGGAGACCTCGCTGGCAACCATCCGCACACCGGTGTCGGCCGAACCGGCCGACAAGGGCCACCTGCACTTCGGCGAACTGCGCCTGGTGGAGGAGCACGAACTGGACGAAGGCAGCGTGCTGCGCGCGGTCGCCGCCCGCCACGAGGCCCGCTCGAGCCTGGCGCTGCACCTGCTGGGCCAGCGCTTCGGCGTGCTGGCAGGCGCGCCCGCATACGACTCCGAACGCCTGCCCGTCGGCCCGCAGCAGCTGGGGCGCATCCTCGGCCAGGCCAGCCACGTGCTGCAGCTGGACCTCCAGCCCCGCCTCGAACTGTTCCGCTGCTTCGACAATTACGCGCTCAACGGCTACACGCAGCTGGTCGAGGCCATGAACGGCACCCTCGCCCGCGAGAACGTGCTGCCCAACCTCGCCTACGTGCCCATCCGCATCCGCCCCACGCTGCAGTCCGAACTGACGGGCGACGCCGGGCGCGAACGACGCGAAAAAGCCTATGGCCCGCCCGAACCGCCGTTGTCGGGATCACGCCCGCACACGGGCTGGTTCGGTGGGTCCGAACCCGATGACATGCCCGGCGACGGCGAGTTTGAAGGCGGCGTCGGGACGGGTCGCGGTCGCGGTGGCAATGGCGGTCCCGGTGGTGGCGGCGGCGGTCCCGGTGGCGGCGGCGGTGGCGGTGGCGGTGGCGGCGGCGGAGGTACCGGCGCTGGCGTCGGCGCCAGCGGCTACGCCGGTCCCACCGCGCAGGACAGCCAGGCCTTCGCCCTGCTGCAGGAAATGCTGGCCTCGCGTCGCGACCTGCTCGGCAAGCTCGGGCCCGGCCGCAAGCGCAAGCCCAGCCCGATCGAACGGGCGCAACTGAGCACCGACGACGTCGAACAGGCGCTTTCGCGACTGCAGTCGATGGGTCGCGACAGTGGCGGCGCCTCCGGCCTGGCGCGCAAGCCGCGCACCGTGCACGACGTGCGCCAGGCGCTGCTGGCCCAGACGCGGCAGTTGCGCGGTGAGGCCGCCGCGCTGTCCAACGACGACAACGACGCCTTCGAACTGCTGTCCATCCTGCTGGCCGAGATCGGGCGCGAGTTGCGCCAGGACGCGCCCAGCAACCGCCTGCTGCACGACCTGGTCGTGCCGCTGCTGCGGCTGGTACTCAAGGACCGCGGCTTCTTCGTCCAGCACCAGCATCCGGCACGCCAGCTGCTCAACGCCGTCGCCGAATCGGGCGCGTCGTGGATGTCGGACGAGGAGCTCGACCCGCAGCTCACCGACCATCTGAAGCATGCCGTCGATGACGTCGTCGCCCACTTCGAGGGCGACACGAATGTCTTCGAGGCGGCCAACAGCCGCATCCAGCAGCACCTGCAGACCATGGCCCGCCGGGCCGAAGTCAGCGAGCGCCGCCATGTCGACGCGGCGCGCGGCAAGGAAAAGCTCGAACTGGCCAAGCGCCGCGCCACGGAAGCCATCGACGAGGCCGGACGCGACCAGAACCTGCCGCGTTTCGTGCGCACGCTGCTGGCCAGCTCGTGGACCGACGTGCTGACCCTCACGCTGCTGCGCAGCGGCGAGGACTCGGAGGACTGGAAGGAACTGGAAGCCGCAACCCGCGCGATCGTCATGGCCACCAGCCTGGACGCCGCCGTGCCTCCGCCGCCGGCACTGGCCGGGCAGATCGAGCGCGCACTGGCGTTCGTGGGCTACCACGACGAGGAAGCGGCCGACATCGCCCGCCGCCTCACCGCCCGGGTCGACGAGGAATCCAACGATCCGGCCTCGCGGACCGAGCTGGCCATGAAGCTCAAGTCGCGTGGCCGCCTGGGCCAGGAGTCCGGGCCGGAGAAATCCGATCTGCCCCCGCGCTCGGGCCCGGAGCAGGCCGCCTACGAATACCTGCGCACCCTGCCCTTCGGTACCTGGTTCGAGTTCGTCACCAACCAGCAGGGCGACGTCGTGCGCCGCCGCTTGTCCTGGTACAGCCCGATGACCGACCACGCCCTGTTCGTGAACCAGCGCGGCCAGCGCGTGGGCGAGCAGTCGCTGGACAGCCTGGCGCGGATGCTCGCGCAGCAGCAGGCCCACGTGGTCACCGCCGATGACAGCAGCCTGGTCGACCGCGCCTGGCACACCGCCCTCGGCGCGCTGCGCAACTTCGCCCGCACCGAGCCGAACGGAGACGCCGACGCATGA
- a CDS encoding PilZ domain-containing protein, producing MKEFRRSRRRQPTDTIHITDTMTEAVIGHLGNISETGMLVMASAPLVADALYQLRFILSNGGGGPQSKVPLEVGAHLLWRDEASAPGQSWVGFRFITMSDEQMQHLRRWIDAPGSQYA from the coding sequence ATGAAGGAATTCAGAAGGAGCCGGCGGCGCCAGCCCACCGACACCATCCACATCACCGACACGATGACCGAGGCGGTGATCGGTCACCTGGGCAATATTTCCGAGACGGGCATGCTGGTGATGGCCAGTGCCCCGCTCGTGGCCGACGCGCTGTACCAGCTTCGCTTCATCCTCTCCAACGGCGGCGGCGGCCCGCAGTCCAAGGTCCCGCTGGAAGTGGGCGCGCACCTGCTGTGGCGCGACGAAGCCAGCGCGCCGGGCCAGTCCTGGGTCGGTTTCCGGTTCATCACGATGAGCGACGAGCAGATGCAGCACCTGCGTCGCTGGATCGACGCGCCGGGCAGCCAGTACGCCTGA
- the pepQ gene encoding Xaa-Pro dipeptidase — protein sequence MNVATAPASRNAVPLATLYAQHLQVVRDRADAALQRGGYDHLVVPSGTSHYQLFDDRDYPYAVNPQFKHWAPLTRNPGSWVIHTPGQRTKLLYLQPFDYWHAVPQAPSGHWAEHFDIVVIRKPDEALQHLPRDAARCAILGEPLSALGAFVPNNPQAVVDYLEYHRAFKTPYELALMRQASRIGVRAHRAAERAFRAGASEFGIHLVYCQAAMQDANDLPYNNIVALNEHAAILHYHDRDRLPPAQSRSFLIDAGASHLGYASDITRTYAQDTSGDFQALVDAMDAAQQAMCAQVRAGFDYRQLHLDAHLAIARILRDFDLINVAPDVAVETGVSSAFFPHGIGHGIGLQVHEVAGFAAADQGGGTIAKPTGHPYLRLTRVLEPGMVVTIEPGLYFIDMLLDELKDKGLGPSVNWDRVAQLRPYGGIRIEDDVVCTDDAPENLTRDAFAALG from the coding sequence ATGAATGTCGCCACTGCTCCCGCCTCCCGCAACGCCGTCCCCCTCGCAACCCTCTACGCACAGCACCTGCAGGTCGTCCGCGACCGCGCCGATGCCGCGTTGCAGCGCGGTGGCTACGACCACCTCGTCGTGCCCAGCGGCACCAGCCATTACCAGCTGTTCGACGACCGCGACTATCCCTACGCGGTCAATCCGCAGTTCAAGCACTGGGCGCCGCTCACCCGCAATCCGGGCAGCTGGGTGATCCACACGCCGGGCCAGCGGACGAAGCTGCTGTACCTGCAACCGTTCGACTACTGGCACGCGGTGCCGCAGGCGCCGTCGGGCCACTGGGCCGAACACTTCGACATCGTGGTCATCCGCAAGCCGGACGAGGCCCTGCAGCACCTGCCCCGCGACGCGGCGCGCTGCGCGATCCTGGGCGAACCGCTGAGCGCGCTGGGCGCATTCGTGCCCAACAACCCGCAGGCGGTGGTCGACTACCTGGAATACCACCGCGCGTTCAAGACGCCGTACGAGCTGGCGCTGATGCGCCAGGCCTCGCGCATTGGCGTGCGCGCCCATCGCGCCGCCGAGCGCGCATTCCGCGCCGGCGCGAGCGAGTTCGGCATCCACCTGGTGTACTGCCAGGCCGCGATGCAGGACGCCAACGACCTGCCCTACAACAACATCGTCGCGCTCAACGAGCACGCCGCGATCCTGCACTACCACGATCGCGACCGACTGCCGCCCGCGCAGTCCCGCAGTTTCCTGATCGACGCCGGCGCCAGCCACCTGGGCTACGCCAGCGACATCACCCGCACCTACGCCCAGGACACCTCGGGCGACTTCCAGGCCCTGGTCGACGCGATGGACGCCGCCCAGCAGGCGATGTGCGCGCAGGTCCGTGCCGGCTTCGACTACCGGCAGCTGCACCTGGATGCGCACCTGGCGATCGCGCGCATCCTGCGCGACTTCGACCTGATCAACGTCGCGCCCGACGTGGCGGTGGAGACCGGCGTGAGCAGCGCGTTCTTCCCGCACGGCATCGGCCACGGCATCGGCCTGCAGGTGCATGAGGTGGCCGGTTTCGCGGCCGCCGACCAGGGCGGCGGCACCATCGCCAAGCCGACGGGCCATCCCTACCTGCGCCTGACGCGCGTCCTCGAGCCGGGCATGGTGGTCACCATCGAGCCGGGCCTGTACTTCATCGACATGCTGCTGGACGAACTCAAGGACAAGGGACTGGGCCCGAGCGTCAACTGGGACCGCGTCGCACAGTTGCGGCCCTACGGCGGCATCCGCATCGAAGACGACGTGGTGTGCACCGACGACGCGCCGGAGAACCTCACCCGGGATGCGTTCGCCGCACTGGGCTAG
- a CDS encoding ligase-associated DNA damage response exonuclease → MSASLATARGEHSDLVVLRPEGLYCPAGGFHIDPWRPVPRAVITHGHGDHARTGMGEYHAAAAGIPILQWRLGEQRLHAHDYGEAFTLGAARVSLHPAGHVLGSAQVRIEVDGEVWVASGDYKRQHDPTCAPFEVVRCDTFITEATFGLPVYRWPDTGEVAREIVAWRQECAERGEAAVLLCYALGKAQRLLAELARHTDRPAYLHGAVAAGVEVYRRCAVPMLDTRTVADEAKGADFAGELVLAPPSAAGSPWMRRFRRAQTGFASGWMRIRGNRRRRNHDRGFVVSDHADWPDLLRTVRETGARRVIATHGNTDAIVRALNEEGIATGVFATHYGAED, encoded by the coding sequence ATGTCAGCGTCCCTTGCGACCGCGCGCGGCGAACACTCCGACCTGGTCGTCCTGCGGCCCGAGGGCCTGTACTGCCCCGCCGGCGGTTTCCACATCGATCCCTGGAGGCCCGTGCCGCGCGCGGTGATCACGCACGGCCACGGCGACCACGCGCGCACGGGCATGGGCGAGTACCACGCCGCGGCCGCAGGCATCCCCATCCTGCAGTGGCGGCTGGGCGAACAACGGCTGCACGCGCACGACTACGGTGAAGCCTTCACCCTGGGTGCCGCGCGCGTGTCGCTGCACCCTGCCGGGCACGTGCTCGGCTCGGCCCAAGTGCGCATCGAAGTCGATGGCGAAGTGTGGGTGGCCTCGGGCGACTACAAGCGGCAGCACGACCCGACCTGCGCGCCCTTCGAAGTCGTGCGCTGCGACACCTTCATCACCGAGGCGACGTTCGGACTGCCGGTGTACCGATGGCCGGACACGGGCGAGGTCGCGCGCGAGATCGTGGCGTGGCGGCAGGAGTGCGCCGAGCGCGGCGAGGCGGCGGTGCTGCTGTGTTACGCGCTGGGCAAGGCGCAGCGCTTGCTGGCCGAACTGGCCCGCCATACCGACCGACCGGCCTACCTGCACGGCGCGGTCGCCGCCGGCGTGGAGGTCTATCGGCGATGCGCGGTGCCCATGCTGGACACGCGCACCGTCGCCGACGAGGCCAAGGGCGCGGACTTCGCCGGCGAACTGGTCCTGGCTCCACCGTCAGCCGCCGGCAGCCCGTGGATGCGGCGTTTCCGCCGCGCGCAGACCGGCTTCGCTTCCGGCTGGATGCGCATCCGCGGCAATCGCCGGCGCCGCAACCACGACCGCGGCTTCGTGGTCTCCGACCACGCCGACTGGCCCGACCTGCTGCGCACGGTCCGCGAAACCGGCGCCCGCCGCGTCATCGCCACGCATGGCAACACCGATGCCATCGTCCGCGCACTCAATGAGGAAGGCATCGCCACCGGCGTGTTCGCCACGCATTACGGGGCCGAGGACTGA
- a CDS encoding ATP-dependent DNA ligase translates to MRRFADLYRRLDRSTATLDKRAALVEYFRDAPPRDAAWALWLLAGGKIGGARAKIAGTQELRDWVAQASHTAPWLVEESYHHVGDLAETLSLLLDDPAQTDEAPLHVWIEDRLLAVAGADADTRREVVTGAWARLAFDERLAFNKLLTGALRVGVSQRLVQQALAELSGVDIARIAQRMLGVWTPSPQFLRDLLSPEELPGDRAQPYPFFLASPIDVDPATLGPVEDWLLEWKWDGIRVQLIRRGADIALWSRGEERLDGRFPEIEHALASLPADAVIDGELLGWREGDAPLPFTALQTRIQRRRPGPKVLADTPARVLAYDLLELDGVDLREAPLETRRARLEDLLAAHGDPRLVTSPRVRVPDWDSAGVLRGQARERGVEGLMLKRLSSGYQAGRRRGDWWKWKIDPLTVDAVLIYAQAGHGRRSALYTDYTFGLWDADALVPVAKAYSGLDDKEILQLDRWIRAHTIERFGPVRSVEPLHVFELGFEAVNRSGRHRSGIAVRFPRILRWRHDKPAREADRLDTLRALAR, encoded by the coding sequence ATGCGCCGCTTCGCCGACCTCTACCGGCGACTGGATCGCAGCACCGCCACCCTCGACAAGCGTGCCGCGCTGGTGGAGTACTTCCGCGACGCGCCACCGCGCGACGCGGCCTGGGCCCTGTGGCTGCTCGCCGGCGGCAAGATCGGCGGCGCCCGCGCGAAGATCGCCGGCACGCAGGAACTGCGCGACTGGGTCGCGCAGGCCAGCCACACGGCGCCATGGCTGGTGGAGGAGAGCTACCACCACGTCGGCGACCTGGCCGAAACCCTGAGCCTGCTGCTCGACGATCCCGCGCAGACCGACGAAGCGCCACTGCACGTGTGGATCGAGGACCGGCTGCTGGCCGTGGCCGGCGCCGACGCGGACACGCGTCGCGAAGTGGTGACCGGCGCCTGGGCCCGCCTGGCCTTCGACGAACGGCTGGCCTTCAACAAGCTGCTTACCGGCGCGCTGCGCGTGGGCGTGTCGCAACGGCTGGTGCAGCAGGCGCTGGCGGAGCTGAGCGGCGTCGACATCGCGCGCATCGCCCAGCGCATGCTCGGCGTGTGGACGCCTTCGCCGCAGTTCCTGCGCGACCTGCTGTCGCCGGAGGAACTGCCGGGCGACCGCGCGCAGCCCTATCCCTTCTTCCTCGCCTCGCCGATCGACGTCGATCCGGCGACGCTCGGCCCGGTGGAGGACTGGCTGCTGGAGTGGAAGTGGGACGGGATCCGGGTGCAGCTGATCCGGCGCGGCGCCGACATCGCGCTGTGGTCGCGTGGCGAGGAGCGCCTGGACGGGCGCTTCCCCGAGATCGAACACGCGCTGGCGTCGCTGCCGGCCGATGCGGTGATCGATGGCGAACTGCTGGGCTGGCGCGAGGGTGACGCGCCGCTGCCGTTCACCGCACTGCAGACCCGCATCCAGCGCCGGCGCCCGGGTCCGAAAGTGCTCGCCGATACGCCGGCGCGCGTGCTCGCCTACGACCTGCTCGAACTGGACGGCGTCGACCTGCGCGAGGCGCCGCTGGAAACGCGCCGGGCCCGGCTGGAAGACCTGCTGGCCGCCCACGGCGACCCGCGGCTGGTGACGTCGCCGCGCGTGCGCGTGCCCGACTGGGACAGCGCCGGAGTGCTGCGCGGGCAGGCGCGCGAACGGGGCGTGGAAGGCCTGATGCTCAAGCGCCTGTCGTCCGGCTACCAGGCCGGGCGACGCCGCGGCGACTGGTGGAAATGGAAGATCGATCCGCTCACCGTCGACGCGGTGCTGATCTACGCGCAGGCCGGGCATGGCCGCCGCAGCGCGCTCTACACCGACTACACCTTCGGCCTGTGGGACGCCGACGCGCTGGTGCCCGTGGCCAAGGCCTATTCGGGCCTGGACGACAAGGAGATCCTGCAGCTGGACCGCTGGATCCGCGCGCACACCATCGAACGCTTCGGGCCGGTGCGCTCGGTCGAACCGCTGCACGTGTTCGAGCTCGGCTTCGAGGCGGTCAACCGCTCGGGCCGGCATCGGTCCGGGATCGCCGTGCGCTTCCCGCGCATCCTGCGCTGGCGTCACGACAAGCCCGCGCGCGAGGCCGACCGCCTCGACACCCTGCGGGCGCTGGCGCGATGA